A single genomic interval of Psychroserpens sp. NJDZ02 harbors:
- a CDS encoding alpha/beta fold hydrolase, with translation MKLILSVVITLLSFNHSFAQKKYFEHKFDHHTIIKNNDTINFHTYSNGDKTLKKDILLYIQGSGSAPFYKLIKHSDTIKTSKTEDQTIKKYLEVIKTLPFNLTDFPNNYLLVAISKKNIPFEIFGNDFETPQSFYDNDNLNYRVWQANEVINYLTNSDPIAQHKVIVLGHSEGTEVVAKLGTINNKISNIGYFSGGGNAQYYDFILDVRKLVQSGEMTEEESIIETEKIFKEVKDIYQHPNSLTKQWLGHSYKKWSSSVEPSIDNLLKIDIPVYVAHGAKDKAVPIESAYLIPIEFIRNKKSNLTFKVYPKLDHSFSIVPQSENQEYINKWDQVFIDFLNWCKIN, from the coding sequence ATGAAATTAATTCTTTCAGTAGTAATTACGTTGTTATCGTTTAATCACAGTTTTGCTCAAAAAAAATACTTTGAACATAAGTTTGACCATCATACAATTATAAAAAATAACGATACAATAAACTTTCACACTTATTCTAATGGTGATAAGACTTTAAAAAAAGATATTCTCTTATACATTCAAGGCTCTGGAAGTGCTCCCTTTTACAAGTTAATTAAGCATAGTGATACAATTAAAACGTCCAAAACTGAAGATCAAACAATAAAAAAGTATCTCGAAGTCATTAAAACTTTACCTTTTAATTTAACAGACTTTCCAAACAACTACTTGTTAGTTGCTATTTCTAAAAAGAATATTCCTTTTGAAATATTTGGAAATGACTTTGAAACTCCCCAATCATTTTACGATAATGACAATCTAAATTATAGAGTATGGCAAGCAAATGAAGTCATAAATTATCTTACAAACAGTGATCCCATTGCACAACATAAAGTTATTGTGCTTGGCCATTCAGAAGGTACCGAGGTGGTTGCTAAACTAGGAACAATCAACAATAAAATTTCTAACATTGGTTATTTTTCAGGCGGTGGCAATGCTCAATATTACGATTTCATACTAGATGTCAGAAAACTAGTCCAAAGCGGAGAAATGACTGAAGAGGAATCTATTATAGAAACCGAAAAGATTTTTAAGGAAGTAAAAGACATATACCAGCATCCTAATAGCTTAACAAAACAATGGTTAGGCCATTCTTATAAAAAATGGAGTTCATCCGTAGAACCCTCAATAGATAACTTATTAAAAATTGATATCCCAGTATATGTTGCCCACGGAGCAAAAGACAAAGCCGTTCCGATAGAGTCTGCCTATTTAATTCCTATTGAATTTATTAGGAATAAAAAAAGTAATTTGACTTTTAAGGTCTATCCTAAATTAGACCATTCGTTTTCTATAGTACCACAATCGGAAAACCAAGAATATATTAACAAATGGGATCAAGTATTTATCGATTTTTTAAATTGGTGTAAAATTAATTAA